In one window of Candidatus Obscuribacterales bacterium DNA:
- the grpE gene encoding nucleotide exchange factor GrpE produces MGDEEKQVDNGSDTITNSSDSDQEYDIPVVTSIDDLPDEMDSDSSPSSEPPNPDTAFSDEAVAVEDALGGDRTVSEHAAIQAYESKIAALAQEVEVLKAQLEDRNLQYVRLGADFENFRKRTSKEREEQEERVKCSTVTELLPVVDNFERARSQIKPQTDAEMGIHKSYQGVYKQLVDCLKRLGVSPMRAEGVPFDPNLHNAVMREQTDAYEEGIVMEELMRGYQLGERVLRHAMVKVAAAPDPVIPSEENSEAQGDQE; encoded by the coding sequence ATGGGCGACGAAGAAAAGCAAGTTGACAACGGATCAGACACAATCACCAACTCCTCCGATAGCGATCAGGAGTATGACATTCCTGTCGTCACGAGTATTGATGATTTGCCCGACGAGATGGACAGTGATTCTTCACCCTCCTCAGAACCTCCAAATCCAGATACAGCCTTCTCAGATGAGGCTGTTGCGGTAGAAGATGCTCTAGGGGGCGATCGCACTGTTAGTGAACATGCAGCTATTCAAGCGTATGAGTCTAAAATTGCCGCTCTCGCCCAAGAGGTAGAGGTACTAAAAGCACAGCTTGAGGATCGCAATCTTCAATATGTGCGATTGGGTGCAGATTTTGAGAACTTCCGTAAGCGCACCAGCAAAGAACGGGAAGAACAAGAAGAACGGGTGAAATGCTCAACGGTAACCGAGTTGCTGCCTGTGGTTGATAACTTTGAACGGGCGCGATCTCAAATTAAACCCCAGACGGATGCCGAAATGGGGATTCATAAAAGTTACCAAGGGGTATACAAGCAACTCGTGGATTGTCTCAAGCGGCTTGGGGTGTCGCCCATGCGGGCTGAGGGCGTTCCCTTTGATCCCAATCTGCATAATGCTGTCATGCGAGAGCAAACCGATGCCTATGAAGAAGGAATCGTCATGGAAGAACTAATGCGGGGCTACCAATTGGGTGAGCGGGTCTTGCGCCATGCCATGGTTAAAGTTGCTGCTGCTCCTGACCCCGTGATACCCTCAGAGGAAAACTCTGAAGCACAAGGGGATCAAGAATAG